The following nucleotide sequence is from Campylobacter coli 76339.
CTACTTGCAAAACGCGTTCTTGTCTTGTTTTGATCTCAGCATTAAAACTCAAATGCGCCAAAACATCATATATATCACAATCCTTTTTATCAAAAATTTCACCCAAATCTTTCAAGACATTTTCATCCACTCCATCCTTTTCAAGGGTTTTTAAGAAATTCAGCCTAGTTTCTTGCTTGCTCCAAATTTCACGAAGTTTTACTTCATCGTCGTAGTATTCTGCTAGCTTGCCTATCAAAAATTCTAAAAACTCTTTAGTGCTAAGCGGTTTGCCACTACTTCCTAGATAGCTTGTGTTTATATCAAGTACTTTGAGTTTTGTGCCTTTTAAATGCACGGTGATTGCTTTTTTGCTTTCTGTTTCTTTTGTTTTGTCTGATTCTTTTTTATTTTGCTTGCCCCAAATTTCGCTTTTATCTTTTTTATCTTCATCTTTGACTTGTTCGCCATCCCATTTTGGATCATAAAATAACTTTGTCGCACCTACAAAATCTATGATGGTAAAAAAGTCCTTTCCTTCATACACTCTAGTGCCTCGCCCTATGATTTGTTTAAATTCTATGATAGAACCTATATTTGCCAAAAGCACTATGTTGCGTACATTTCTAGCATCTACGCCTGTGGTTAGCATTTTAGAGCTTGTAAGGATTACAGGATAGCTTTTATCATTGTCTTGAAATTGTTTTAAATACTCAAGTCCTATCTTACCCTCATCGCTCGTAACCCTTACACAATAATCATCTCTTTTAACACTTTTAAATTTATCAATAGCTCTTTTTATATCGCTTGCATGAGCTTGATTGGCGCAAAAGATGATGGTTTTATCCATAGGATCTATAAGTTTTAAAATTTCTTTGGCTAGAAAATCATTATATTGAGGTAGATGGATATTTCTTTCAAATTCACTCATTTTATAAAATCCTTTTTCTAGCTCTCCTTCTATGAGATCATCAGGATTATACACATAGCCTTCGCTAAGTGTGGTGGTGATGCGTTTTACCTTATAAGGGGTTAAAAAGCCATCTTCTATACCCTCTTTTAGACTATACTCATAAGCACTTTCACCAAAATACCTGTAAGTGTCTACATTATCACTCTTTTTAGGTGTGGCAGTAAGTCCCAAATGAGTAGCTGATGAAAAGTGCTCTAGCACGCACGCCCAGTTTCCTTCTTCGTTTGCTCCGCCTCTGTGACACTCATCTATGATGATAAGGTCAAAAAAATCTTTTGGGTATTGTAAATAAAATTTGCTCTCTTGCTCTTCTTGGGTATTTTCTTGATCTTTAGAATTTGCAGCTAGACTTTGATAAATTCCAAAGAAAACATTTGCGTTGGTGATGATTTTTCCATCATTTTTTCTAATCTCTTCTGCGCTGATTACTTTACAATCGCTTTCTACTGCGTTAAATTCTCCCAAAGCTTGATCTCTTAAGCTCACTCTATCGCATAAAAATAATATCTTTGGTTTTTGATCTTTGTTTTCTTTATTCCATCTTGCTTCAAGTAAGCGATAGCACAAGGCAAAAGCTATAGTCGTCTTACCTGTGCCGGTAGCAAGGGTAAGTAAAATTCTATCTTTACCATTGATTAAAGCTTCTATGACTTTATCTACGGCTATTTTTTGATAATATCTTAATGTTTTTTGAGGTATGTATAATTCTCTTTGGGTTAAAAGTTTGTGTTGCCATTCTTTTAAATTTCCATAAATTCTTTGAAAAAGTTCGTTAGGGCTTGGAAAATTTTCTATATATTCACCCCTTGAAACCCTTAAATCATACTCATAAATTTTATCGCCATTAGTGCTATAAACAAAAGGCACATTTAAAGTTTTAGCATATTCTATACCTTGAGATAAGCCATCTAAGGCGTCTTTGTTTTGTTTTTTGGCTTCTATGATGGCAAGATTGTTATTTTGAAATTTGAGCAAATAATCTGCAAATTTTCTTTCAGCTCTTTTGTTGCCTATGAGTTTGCGTCCATCGGTAAAATAATAATTTCTTGTGATATTTTCTTCACTCCAAGAGCTAGCATAAAGCTTTGCGTCTATAAGTTTAACTCTTGTATCATCTTCTGAATATAAATTTTGCATTTTTACCCCAAAGTGAAATTAAATTTTGTAATTATAACATTTATAATAAATTTTTAAAAAATTTAATTTCCCTCTTGACTTAGAGCTACTCTAATGTTTTATAATTTCAAAAATCAAAAAATAAGGAGAGAAAATGGACTCTAAAATCTTTTTAGAAAATGGTCGCATTCAAAGCAAGGGTTATGCTATGCTTAGCAAAGATGCGAAATTCACACCCTTTGAATTCACACGCCACGCTGTGGGTGATAATGATATTTTGATTAAAATTTTATATGCAGGAATTTGCCATAGCGACATCCATACTGCAAGAAGCGAGTGGGGAGAGGCTGTGTATCCTTGTGTGCCAGGGCATGAGATAGCAGGAGAAGTGATCGCAGTGGGTAAAAATGTGAGCAAATTTAAAGTAGGGGATTATGCAGGGGTTGGCTGTATGGTAAATTCATGCGGAGAATGCGAAGCGTGTAAAAAATCTCAAGAGCAATTTTGCGAAAAAGGACAAACCATCTATACTTACAATAGCTGCGATATTTTTCATGATAATGAAAACACCTATGGAGGCTACTCAAACAACATAGTTGTAAGTGAAAAATTTGCCGTTTGTGTGCCAAAAGATGCACCGATGGAAAAAGTCGCGCCTTTGCTTTGTGCAGGAATTACCACTTATTCTCCGCTTAAATTTTCAAATATCAAAGAAGGCTCAAGCGTAGCAGTAGCGGGGTTTGGCGGACTTGGTATGATGGCGGTTAAATACGCTGTGAAAATGGGTGCAAAAGTAAGTGTTTTTGCTAGAAATGAAAACAAAAAAGCCGATGCTTTGGCTATGGGCGTGAGTTCTTTTTATACAAGCACAGATAAAAATGCTGTAAAAGAACGCTTTGATCTTATCATCTCTACCATCCCAACTCCTTATGATCCTAGTGCTTATATGGATTTGCTTAAATTTGGCGGTGAAATGGCGATAGTGGGTTTGCCACCTCACGAAGTTGCTCCAAGTATCAGCGTGATAACCTTTGTGCATAAAGCGGGTAAAAAAGTCTATGGTTCGCTAATCGGCGGAATCGCAGAAACTCAAGAAATGCTTGATTTTTCTTTAAAACATAAAATTTACCCTGAAACCGAACTCATCACTTCAAAAGATATCGACAAAGCTTATGAAAATCTCACTTCAGGAAAAGCAAAATTCCGCTATGTGATCGATATGACAAAGGAATAAAATTATTTATGTATAAAAAATTAAGCTTAAGCAACTATGAAAAAGAGAGATTGAAACACTATACAAATACGGCGTTAAGTAGATTTGAACTAAGTCATAGTTTTAAAATAAATAAAATGAAAAATTCTCATTTTATTTATTCTTTAAGTAAAATTGTAAATGATACACAAGAGTTAAAAAGAAGCATGATTGAAAACGAAGCAATTCAATTTCATAAAATTAATCCTGCTTATGTTTTACTCAAAAATAATGAAATCTGCAATACTTTTACAGAATTTGATTATGATTTCAATATTTTTTTGAGTAATTATGAAAAAGATTATGAATTATTTTTAAAAAAAGATTTATGTTTTTGTATAAAACAAGCTCCAGAAAATAGTTTTTATATATCAAGTTTTAAATCTTATTTTAATTCTTTTTCTTTGCATTTAAAAAATGGCTATGAATTTTATGCGCCTATTTTTACAACTTACAAAAAAGTTGATGAGTTGATAATTTACGCTAATTTTCATCACGCCTTTTTTGATTTATCTAAGGCGAAAATATTTTTTGAAAAATTAGAATTTGAACTAAAAAATTATTTTAATACTGATCAAACACTATATCGCTAATGTCAAAACCTTTTTGCTTAGCGATATCTAAGAGTTTATCTATATCCTTTTTATCGATGATTTTTCTAGATAATATCCAAAGATACTCTTTATCAGGACTTCCAACGACAGCAACTTCATAGTCTGTGTCCACAAAGAGAATTTCATAATTTGTTTTATTAAATAAATTCATAAAAATGCTAAATTTCACCGATAAAGCTCTTGGGGCTTTTACTTTGGCTTTGCCTTGCACTTGCGAAACTTCTCCATCTTTTTTAACACAGATATTTTTTATATTTACAACAGGGGTAGAGCCTTCGTACTCTAGTTGATATTCAGCTTTAGACTGAACACAAGATTTTTGAAAAAATGCAGGTTTTCTAGCCATCTCAAGCCAAGTTCCCATATATTTTTCTAAATTAACATCTCCTATAAGTTCTATCATGGTATCCTCCTTTTATTTTTCTCTCCCCAATCACACATTGCTTGTAAGATAGGTATAAAACTTTGTCCTTTTTGAGAAAGACTATATTCTACCTTTGGTGGAATTTGGGGATATTCTTTGCGTGTGATTAAGCCATCGCTTTCCAACTCACGCAAAACATTTGTCAAGGTTTTAAAGGATATAGGTGATAAAATTCTATTTAATTCATTATAACGCACGATTTCATCTTTATAGAGGCAATAAAGCACACTCATCTTGTATTTTCCAGAAATTAGAGCAAGAGTATAATTAAAGCCACATTCTTGATAATTGCAAGTAGAATTTTTTGTATTTTTCACGCTTATTTCCTTAATGACACTTTACTATTGGTTAGTATCTAACTTTATTTTATGTATTGACATTATAACTTGCATAAATTAAAATTGCGACTTCAATTTTCCAAAAAAGGTTTTTTAATGCAACAATCAATTACAACTACAAACAACACTCATCAAATCAAGATCTTAATCACGCTTTGTTTAGGTGTGTTTGGGCTTATCAGTATGGAACTTGGGGTGATGGGGATCATACCGCTTATATCGGAGAAATTTGACATCAGTGTCAGCGATGCGGGATGGAGTGTGAGTATATTTGCACTGATTGTAATGTGCTGTGCACCTATCGCGCCTATGCTTTGTGCGAATTTTAATCCTAAAAAGCTTATGCTATTTTGCTTAGCTATTTTTTCTCTTAGCTCTTTGGCAAGTATGTTTGTAAATGATTTTTGGTTACATTTGATTTTAAGAGCTATCCCTGCTTTTTTTCATCCTATTTATCTAGCACTTGCTTTTAGCACGGCTGCAAATTTAGCAGATGATAAAAGTAAAGTGCCTCATATAGTCGCAAAGATTTTTATGGCTATTAGTGCGGGGTTGGTTCTTGGGGTGCCACTGAGTAGCTATTTTGGTGGGAATTTTAGCTTTGAAATGGCGATGGCTTTTTATGTGGTGATCAATTCTTTAGCATTTTTTATCACTTTGTTTTTTATGCCTGATTTTAAAAAGACAAATAGGATAAAGGTAGGAAAACAGCTTTTAAGTCTAAGATATGCGCTTTTGTGGATTTCTATGCTTGCTGTTTTTTGTATTTCGACGGGATATTTGGGTTTTTATTCTTATTATTCTGAATTTTTATTTAGCGTAAGTAAAATGAGCTTTACAAACATCAGTTTAGCGCTTTTTATTTATGGTTTTGCAAGTATTATCGGCAATAATATCGCGGGTAAAACTTTGATCAATCATTCAAATCAAACGCTTATATTTGCTTCTTTGGCAATGATTTTGATATATGCTTTGATTTTTGTAAACGCAGAGCAATTTTCAATCATGCTTACATTGAGCTTGATTTTGGGAATTTTAAATGGAATTTTAAATAATGCTATGCATTATATCATTACTTTTCCTTTCCCTAGGGCAAAAGATTTTACTAATGGACTTTTTATAAGCGTTTCAAATATTTCTATCAGTGTGGGTGCTACTCTTTGTGGTTTAGTAATTTCTATAAAAGAAACCAAATACATTGCGATAAGTTCTATTATCATGGTTAGCTTAGGACTTATTTTGGTATTGGTTAGAATGAGATTAGAAGATAAAAAATTAAAAATTTAATTATGTAAGGAGAAAAGATGAAAAATATACTTTTATTAAATGGGGCAAAAAGCTTCGGACATTCAGGTGGCAAACTAAATGATACTTTACACGAAGTGGCAAAAGAAAGCCTTTTAAATTTGGGATTAAATGTCGATGAAACCTATATCGATAAGGGTTATGATATAGAAAATGAAGTTGCAAAGATACTTAATGCTGATGCGATCATCTATCAAATGCCAGGATGGTGGATGGGTGAGCCTTGGATAGTGAAAAAATACATCGATGAGGTTTTTACTGCAGGGCATGGAAAATTTTATGCAAACGATGGCAGAAGTAGAGAAGATGCAAGTAAAAAATATGGCAGCGGCGGACTTGTAAATAATAAAAAATATATGTTTAGCCTTACTTGGAATGCACCACTTGAAGCCTTTAATGATAAAGATCAGTTTTTTGAAGGTGTGGGCGTAGATGGAGTGTATTTGCATTTACACAAAGCAAATCAGTTTTTAGGTATGAAGCCTTTAGCGACTTTTATTTGTAATGATGTGATGAAAAATCCACAAGTGGAAAAATATATCGAGGATTATAAAGCACACTTACAAAAAGTGTTTGGGTGCTAAGTCAAGATAGCAAGATAGTGAGTGTAAATTTTTATACTATCTTATAAATGATTTTAAATAAACATTAATTCATGCTGGGTTATTATTTACCTAGCATTTTAATATCATAAAAATATTTTTATTAAAAATTATGACTTCCTATAAAATTTAAAATGATACCTAGCCAAGCCTTATAAATATGTAGTTCTCATTTTAATTTTGTTAAAAATAATTTGTAATTATTTAAAAAAATAATTATTATTGTTTACTTTCATTAATAAAATGTCTATCTCTTAAGCTTAAATTTATTAACAATGATTTAATATTCGGTATTAATATTGTTTACTATATGTTTGTAATTAAGATTACTCATATTATTTAAACAATTATCAACCAATCTTTATAAATTGTCAAGGGATACGCATGAATCAAAGTTTCTTTATTAAGGGGAGGGACAATGATTTTCGTTTCAGTTTTTTTTCTTTGGGTGCTAGTTTTTCAAAATTAAGCAAACCTTCGAATTTTTTAAAATTTTCTTTATTTACTATCGTGTCTTTAAGTGCTCTACAAGCAAGTACTCAGGCTGAATATGATAGCAAAACCAAGCAATATATCATCAAAGGTCATCATTTTAATGATGAAGAGGTTTATGATTATTACGGAAATAATTTTAAATTTTTAAATGGTATCAATTATCATGGTGTAGTAACTAATAACAAAAGTATTTCTAATGTTACTTTAGTTTATGATAATCCCAAAGATAGAATTCATTCTAAAATAAATGATATATTTTTTAAGCAAGATGTGCTTACTCCAAATATTAAAGAGGATTATTTTACTTTAAATGGCTTTCATAGTTCAAATTCAGCAAATGACATTTTAGCACCGGTTACTTATATTCCTTTTTTGGTGAGTGCGTCTACTCAATATGCTAATGCTAACAATAATACTTTAGTAATAAAAGCAGGAGAGCTTTCTTCGGTATATCATTTAAAACCTACTGATAAAGAAGTAGCAAATCCTAAAGCTACAGGCTTGGATAATAAATACAATTTCTTAATAACTCCGGCTATAGTAAGAAAAGGTGAAGCAAACCACAATACTTTAAATTTCTTAGAGAATGGCTATGTGAATATGGGTGTTGAAAACACTTATTCTTTGCCTTTAAATGGTGCTCCTTATATCTTGGGTGCTTTTGGGATAGATTCTAATGTGAATAATAATAGCATTATGTTAAATAAAGGAGCAAGAATAGACTTCCACACCACTCCTTATAAGCAAAGCACATTGGGAGATAATATCTTTGATGAAAGAATGACTCATATAATAGGAGCTGTTACTTATAATGGTAATGCTAAAAACAATAAAGTTGTTATAGATGGAGCTTCTTTATTGGTTCATGGTTCAAGTGGAGCTTATTCTACTTCTGCGGCTACTCATTTGGGCGGAGCTTTTGTGGATGTAAACAATAATCAAAACTATGAGGTAAGCAATAATAGTGTATTGATCAATGATTTAAAACTTGATCTAAGAGTAGATACTAAAAATACCCCAGTAGCTTATAATGCTGTTTTAGTTGGTGAAATTTATGGAGGTAGGATCATTCGAGGTAATGCTTATAAAAACACCATCAACATAAACAACTTACAAACCTTGCGTGCTTTAAATACTAATGTAGAAGTAAAAGCACTTTTGGATTTTTATGCAGGTGTTACTAACAATGGTATAGCAAATGATAATACCATCAATATTGAACTTGAAGATCCATTTGAAATCGATACCAATTTTACAGGCGAGAATGAATTCAGTTTTTATGGCGGGATAGCAACTAAGGGTGCTAGTAGAAATAGTATTCGTGTTGATGGGGATTTAACTCAAGATATGACTGTAGAAAATCATCAAGATAAAATTCAAATCGTAGCAGCTAAAACCCTAAGTTCTAAAGCTGATAATAATAGTATAGTTATCACTAACTCTGATATTGCTATGCCTTTATATTTATACGGAGTAAGTAAATTTACTTTGGATGATAAAGATTATTATGCAAACAGTGCTAGTGCTAATAGCATCCGTTTAAACAATGTAAAATCCGGAAGAAATTTAAGTGTTATCATGGAAGCGGACAATTTAGAAAAAAATACAGTCGAATACAAACTGGTACAATCCTTATCTAATGCTTCAAATATTGACAAAGGTTCAAAGATTATCTTAAGGGCTAATCAAATAGCAAATGATAATACCTTAAATATCAAAGATTACTCAAGTGCAGCCAGTTCTAATGTATATATAATCAGCGCTAAAGAAGAAAGTGCTAACAATGCTCTTATTTTTGATAATCTAGCTTTAGGTACAGCATCTGATAAAAGAGAAGGTGAGGTAGCTATCATCGCAGGTATTGCTAAAAATACTCACGATAATTATATTCATATAAATAATTTAAATATAGATGAATACAAAAGCCAAAAATCTATTTTTATAGCACCTTCAGCTACTTATAGTAAAAATGATAAAAGTTATAACAATACCTTGTATCTTAGTGGAAGCACTAATATTTTCAAAAATACAAATATTGAAGTGCTAGCCGGAAATATTTTATCATTAAAAAATGAAAATTCCTTTGCTTATAAGGCTTTAAATCACAAAGACAACACCAATAATCATTTGGTATTAAATACAAATATAAAAGCCAATACAGTAAACAACTTTGATCATTATAGTTTTATTTTAAAAAATGATACTCAAGTTTATTTGAGAGCTCAAGAGGCTATTAATATAGGCGAGCAAAGCTCTATCAATATTTATGCTGACAATAGTGTAAAAAATAAAAGTTTTATCTTAATGCAAAGTGAAAAAGGGTTTGTGGATGAAAATAATAAACATTTGGATCAAAAAGATTTGCAAAGTTTATTAGAAGATATAGCTCGAAATAATCAAAGTTTGCATCCAAATATCAAAACGAAAACCCAAAAGGCCAAGTATACCCTAAGCGTAAGCAAAGATGCAAAAAGCATCGTGGCACATTTAAACTAATGCGTCAAAAAAAGGATTCATCATGAAAACACATAAAATTTCAAACCATATTATGCTTTCAGGCATAACCGTATCCTTACTCTTTTCTCCATCAATGGCTTTGCCAAGTGGAGGAAAATTTACTCATG
It contains:
- a CDS encoding Type I restriction-modification system, restriction subunit R, giving the protein MQNLYSEDDTRVKLIDAKLYASSWSEENITRNYYFTDGRKLIGNKRAERKFADYLLKFQNNNLAIIEAKKQNKDALDGLSQGIEYAKTLNVPFVYSTNGDKIYEYDLRVSRGEYIENFPSPNELFQRIYGNLKEWQHKLLTQRELYIPQKTLRYYQKIAVDKVIEALINGKDRILLTLATGTGKTTIAFALCYRLLEARWNKENKDQKPKILFLCDRVSLRDQALGEFNAVESDCKVISAEEIRKNDGKIITNANVFFGIYQSLAANSKDQENTQEEQESKFYLQYPKDFFDLIIIDECHRGGANEEGNWACVLEHFSSATHLGLTATPKKSDNVDTYRYFGESAYEYSLKEGIEDGFLTPYKVKRITTTLSEGYVYNPDDLIEGELEKGFYKMSEFERNIHLPQYNDFLAKEILKLIDPMDKTIIFCANQAHASDIKRAIDKFKSVKRDDYCVRVTSDEGKIGLEYLKQFQDNDKSYPVILTSSKMLTTGVDARNVRNIVLLANIGSIIEFKQIIGRGTRVYEGKDFFTIIDFVGATKLFYDPKWDGEQVKDEDKKDKSEIWGKQNKKESDKTKETESKKAITVHLKGTKLKVLDINTSYLGSSGKPLSTKEFLEFLIGKLAEYYDDEVKLREIWSKQETRLNFLKTLEKDGVDENVLKDLGEIFDKKDCDIYDVLAHLSFNAEIKTRQERVLQVERGEFLKRFQKEKALKFIEFLLGRYQQYGIKDFDRSLAPLIELSSLGNVKEIVSEFGGVENLKQSVDDLQREIYAR
- a CDS encoding Cinnamyl alcohol dehydrogenase/reductase @ Alcohol dehydrogenase, producing MDSKIFLENGRIQSKGYAMLSKDAKFTPFEFTRHAVGDNDILIKILYAGICHSDIHTARSEWGEAVYPCVPGHEIAGEVIAVGKNVSKFKVGDYAGVGCMVNSCGECEACKKSQEQFCEKGQTIYTYNSCDIFHDNENTYGGYSNNIVVSEKFAVCVPKDAPMEKVAPLLCAGITTYSPLKFSNIKEGSSVAVAGFGGLGMMAVKYAVKMGAKVSVFARNENKKADALAMGVSSFYTSTDKNAVKERFDLIISTIPTPYDPSAYMDLLKFGGEMAIVGLPPHEVAPSISVITFVHKAGKKVYGSLIGGIAETQEMLDFSLKHKIYPETELITSKDIDKAYENLTSGKAKFRYVIDMTKE
- a CDS encoding chloramphenicol acetyltransferase (CATIII), giving the protein MYKKLSLSNYEKERLKHYTNTALSRFELSHSFKINKMKNSHFIYSLSKIVNDTQELKRSMIENEAIQFHKINPAYVLLKNNEICNTFTEFDYDFNIFLSNYEKDYELFLKKDLCFCIKQAPENSFYISSFKSYFNSFSLHLKNGYEFYAPIFTTYKKVDELIIYANFHHAFFDLSKAKIFFEKLEFELKNYFNTDQTLYR
- a CDS encoding Homolog of BLC protein; the protein is MIELIGDVNLEKYMGTWLEMARKPAFFQKSCVQSKAEYQLEYEGSTPVVNIKNICVKKDGEVSQVQGKAKVKAPRALSVKFSIFMNLFNKTNYEILFVDTDYEVAVVGSPDKEYLWILSRKIIDKKDIDKLLDIAKQKGFDISDIVFDQY
- a CDS encoding Transcriptional regulator, HxlR family, which translates into the protein MKNTKNSTCNYQECGFNYTLALISGKYKMSVLYCLYKDEIVRYNELNRILSPISFKTLTNVLRELESDGLITRKEYPQIPPKVEYSLSQKGQSFIPILQAMCDWGEKNKRRIP
- a CDS encoding transporter, putative → MQQSITTTNNTHQIKILITLCLGVFGLISMELGVMGIIPLISEKFDISVSDAGWSVSIFALIVMCCAPIAPMLCANFNPKKLMLFCLAIFSLSSLASMFVNDFWLHLILRAIPAFFHPIYLALAFSTAANLADDKSKVPHIVAKIFMAISAGLVLGVPLSSYFGGNFSFEMAMAFYVVINSLAFFITLFFMPDFKKTNRIKVGKQLLSLRYALLWISMLAVFCISTGYLGFYSYYSEFLFSVSKMSFTNISLALFIYGFASIIGNNIAGKTLINHSNQTLIFASLAMILIYALIFVNAEQFSIMLTLSLILGILNGILNNAMHYIITFPFPRAKDFTNGLFISVSNISISVGATLCGLVISIKETKYIAISSIIMVSLGLILVLVRMRLEDKKLKI
- a CDS encoding MdaB protein homolog produces the protein MKNILLLNGAKSFGHSGGKLNDTLHEVAKESLLNLGLNVDETYIDKGYDIENEVAKILNADAIIYQMPGWWMGEPWIVKKYIDEVFTAGHGKFYANDGRSREDASKKYGSGGLVNNKKYMFSLTWNAPLEAFNDKDQFFEGVGVDGVYLHLHKANQFLGMKPLATFICNDVMKNPQVEKYIEDYKAHLQKVFGC
- a CDS encoding Putative periplasmic protein, coding for MNQSFFIKGRDNDFRFSFFSLGASFSKLSKPSNFLKFSLFTIVSLSALQASTQAEYDSKTKQYIIKGHHFNDEEVYDYYGNNFKFLNGINYHGVVTNNKSISNVTLVYDNPKDRIHSKINDIFFKQDVLTPNIKEDYFTLNGFHSSNSANDILAPVTYIPFLVSASTQYANANNNTLVIKAGELSSVYHLKPTDKEVANPKATGLDNKYNFLITPAIVRKGEANHNTLNFLENGYVNMGVENTYSLPLNGAPYILGAFGIDSNVNNNSIMLNKGARIDFHTTPYKQSTLGDNIFDERMTHIIGAVTYNGNAKNNKVVIDGASLLVHGSSGAYSTSAATHLGGAFVDVNNNQNYEVSNNSVLINDLKLDLRVDTKNTPVAYNAVLVGEIYGGRIIRGNAYKNTININNLQTLRALNTNVEVKALLDFYAGVTNNGIANDNTINIELEDPFEIDTNFTGENEFSFYGGIATKGASRNSIRVDGDLTQDMTVENHQDKIQIVAAKTLSSKADNNSIVITNSDIAMPLYLYGVSKFTLDDKDYYANSASANSIRLNNVKSGRNLSVIMEADNLEKNTVEYKLVQSLSNASNIDKGSKIILRANQIANDNTLNIKDYSSAASSNVYIISAKEESANNALIFDNLALGTASDKREGEVAIIAGIAKNTHDNYIHINNLNIDEYKSQKSIFIAPSATYSKNDKSYNNTLYLSGSTNIFKNTNIEVLAGNILSLKNENSFAYKALNHKDNTNNHLVLNTNIKANTVNNFDHYSFILKNDTQVYLRAQEAINIGEQSSINIYADNSVKNKSFILMQSEKGFVDENNKHLDQKDLQSLLEDIARNNQSLHPNIKTKTQKAKYTLSVSKDAKSIVAHLN